One window from the genome of Mycobacteriales bacterium encodes:
- a CDS encoding radical SAM protein, which translates to MRTLPVTGMGDKLRLAGFFGRLAVKEHLAPRLHVRPLVAELFLTDNCNLKCVSCACWRTVTRSELDGAEWRDAIDQIAGLGIVKANFTGGEPLLRRDAPELMAYARDAGIRSLHLNTNAILLDDRRLNAVLDAGIRSVNVSVDGPDAAQHDKIRGKEGAFDKTIDALERLIAHRDELNLRVRMNYTVMRSTVAALPEIMRLAQRLRVQLYLNLATDHTFLFRDGQVSIESRVDRQAVDTALAEVEGVLRADHRFVPRYSELSYMRGHFDDLLQRPLPCAESQLKLMVHSTGQVGGCWGHDAKDNVRTTPLAEIVASTQYRDEHERFFRKECVGCGSNYALNLAWRPRTYAADVLWRAGRRSLAA; encoded by the coding sequence ATGCGAACGCTGCCCGTGACGGGTATGGGGGACAAGCTGCGGTTGGCCGGGTTCTTCGGCCGGCTCGCGGTGAAGGAGCACCTGGCGCCACGGCTGCACGTCCGGCCGCTGGTCGCCGAGCTGTTCCTCACCGACAACTGCAATCTGAAGTGTGTGAGCTGCGCCTGCTGGCGGACCGTGACGCGCTCGGAGCTGGACGGCGCCGAGTGGCGGGACGCGATCGATCAGATCGCCGGACTCGGCATCGTGAAGGCGAACTTCACCGGCGGTGAGCCGTTGCTGCGGCGCGACGCCCCGGAGCTGATGGCGTACGCGCGGGATGCGGGGATCCGTTCCCTGCACCTGAACACCAACGCGATCCTGCTCGACGACCGCCGGCTCAACGCCGTGCTGGACGCCGGGATCCGCAGCGTCAACGTCTCCGTCGACGGCCCGGACGCCGCGCAGCACGACAAGATCCGCGGCAAGGAGGGGGCGTTCGACAAGACGATCGACGCGCTGGAGCGGCTGATCGCGCACCGGGACGAGCTGAACCTCCGGGTCCGGATGAACTACACAGTGATGCGATCGACCGTCGCCGCGTTGCCGGAGATCATGCGGCTCGCGCAGCGGCTGCGAGTGCAGCTGTATCTCAACCTCGCGACCGATCACACGTTCCTGTTCCGGGACGGGCAGGTCTCGATCGAGTCCCGGGTCGACCGGCAGGCGGTCGACACCGCGCTGGCCGAGGTCGAGGGGGTGCTGCGGGCCGACCACCGGTTCGTGCCGCGCTACTCGGAGCTGTCCTACATGCGCGGGCACTTCGACGACCTGCTGCAGCGGCCGCTGCCGTGCGCGGAATCGCAGCTCAAGCTGATGGTGCACTCGACCGGGCAGGTCGGCGGCTGCTGGGGCCACGACGCGAAGGACAACGTGCGGACGACGCCGCTGGCCGAGATCGTGGCGAGCACGCAGTACAGGGACGAGCACGAGCGGTTCTTCCGCAAGGAGTGCGTCGGCTGCGGCAGCAACTACGCGCTGAACCTGGCCTGGCGTCCTCGGACGTACGCGGCCGACGTGCTGTGGCGGGCCGGCCGCCGGTCGCTGGCGGCATGA
- a CDS encoding class I SAM-dependent methyltransferase, producing the protein MRPSAPLYDALAADYDAHFAVPHRRAYDDLAWEACAALVPRAATVVDVGCGVGRWAARLVAAGHRVIGVEPAPGMAAHARARLAGTDFALLETGVEQAQLPAGGADVVLAMGSLQYAADPVAAIARCAEWVRPGGAVCVLVDSRQALVLELLAAGRPDEALQRLHTRRGRWQVDGYAADMHLLDAAELAAAAHAAGLMVDRVAGLLVGASVHGRRDLQTRLQRDYAAQLTHERRLAAEPSLADLGKQLLLTAHRPT; encoded by the coding sequence ATGAGGCCGAGCGCGCCGCTCTACGACGCGCTGGCCGCGGACTACGACGCGCACTTCGCCGTGCCGCACCGGCGGGCGTACGACGACCTGGCCTGGGAGGCGTGCGCGGCGCTGGTCCCGCGGGCGGCGACCGTGGTCGACGTCGGCTGCGGGGTCGGCCGCTGGGCCGCCCGGCTGGTCGCGGCCGGCCACCGGGTGATCGGTGTGGAACCCGCGCCGGGCATGGCGGCGCACGCCCGGGCGCGGCTGGCCGGGACGGACTTCGCCCTGCTGGAGACGGGCGTCGAGCAGGCGCAGCTGCCGGCCGGCGGCGCCGACGTGGTCCTCGCGATGGGCTCCCTGCAGTACGCCGCGGATCCGGTCGCGGCGATCGCGCGGTGCGCGGAGTGGGTCCGGCCCGGCGGCGCGGTCTGTGTGCTGGTCGACTCCCGCCAGGCGCTCGTGCTGGAACTGCTTGCCGCCGGTCGGCCGGACGAGGCCCTGCAGCGACTGCACACCAGGCGCGGCCGCTGGCAGGTCGACGGGTACGCGGCCGACATGCACCTGCTCGACGCGGCCGAACTGGCCGCAGCCGCCCACGCCGCCGGCCTGATGGTCGACCGGGTCGCCGGCCTGCTCGTCGGCGCGTCCGTGCACGGTCGCCGCGACCTGCAGACCCGCCTCCAACGCGACTACGCCGCCCAGCTCACCCACGAGCGCCGCCTCGCCGCCGAACCGTCCCTCGCCGACCTCGGCAAGCAACTCCTCCTCACTGCCCACCGCCCCACCTGA
- a CDS encoding DegT/DnrJ/EryC1/StrS family aminotransferase, producing MECGAVTVVGGAGFLGSAVGRRAAVAGRPVTSMDRLRAVSPRLPATVDQRGVDLLIDPMELPDGLVVLASGGSDPRAGDPWRLVLDNVVTTARLLPALAGREVVLISSVEVYGAAQDGLPLDDAAIGAWCDELRVLARRPCPPWQVAELCRELAAADPTGRWVYGLAKRAQELLVRTVVPPDRLSVLRAANLFGPGQDRVVAQLSRRALAGLPLAVTDAVRTFLPVDDLARVVLDGGAGTLDAGLAVLPLVELAGLVLDTLGLDAPVAIAPPPTVDVCGRIDTAEFVRRLGAGDGAARLERELRSFVGRLADEELPAFAPALPVVLPPRPRRPDEVAYRTQACLETGSVKGGPWASALTEGLREALDLPPESALLVTASGSAALRLAVQAIAGPVGFGDVAVLPSFTFAATGEMLAQLGYTLRFCDVRPDTWTMDPASLATALEPGDVSVVVAVDTLGAPADYAALTKVCADAGVPLVADSAAALGASHQGRPVATQAAAHSYSLSFAKVLSAGGGGGALVLPREAVERLRTPMDWLRSVPMVETAAIAALDLLADLDLLVARRRDVAARYAEIGTALGVVPHRAADGDEHAWVHWVARFGDVDRDRLAAELLRLGVATKPYYAPPLHWHDWRGYAETAGPLPVSDQLGREALALPMSSEISPLQADRVTTAVLTALATARR from the coding sequence ATGGAGTGCGGGGCGGTGACCGTCGTGGGCGGCGCCGGATTCCTGGGCTCGGCGGTGGGGCGCCGGGCCGCGGTCGCAGGACGACCGGTGACGTCGATGGATCGTCTCCGGGCGGTGTCGCCACGCCTACCGGCGACGGTGGACCAGCGTGGTGTCGATCTGCTCATCGATCCGATGGAGCTGCCTGACGGCCTGGTCGTGCTGGCATCCGGAGGCAGCGATCCGCGCGCGGGCGACCCGTGGCGGCTCGTGCTGGACAACGTGGTGACCACCGCCCGGCTGCTGCCGGCGCTGGCCGGTCGCGAGGTGGTTCTCATCTCGTCCGTCGAGGTGTACGGCGCGGCCCAGGACGGGCTCCCGCTGGACGACGCCGCGATCGGGGCCTGGTGCGACGAGCTGCGCGTGCTGGCCCGGCGGCCGTGTCCGCCCTGGCAGGTGGCGGAGCTCTGCCGCGAGCTGGCCGCGGCCGACCCGACCGGCCGCTGGGTCTACGGGTTGGCCAAACGGGCCCAGGAGCTGCTCGTCCGCACGGTGGTCCCGCCCGACCGGCTGAGCGTGCTGCGGGCGGCGAACCTGTTCGGACCGGGGCAGGACCGGGTCGTGGCCCAGCTGAGCCGGCGCGCGCTGGCGGGGCTGCCGCTGGCCGTCACCGACGCCGTCCGGACGTTCCTGCCGGTGGACGACCTGGCGCGAGTGGTGCTCGACGGCGGCGCCGGGACGCTCGACGCCGGGCTCGCGGTGCTGCCGCTGGTGGAGCTGGCCGGCCTGGTGCTGGACACGCTCGGGCTGGATGCGCCGGTGGCGATCGCGCCGCCGCCGACCGTCGACGTCTGCGGGCGGATCGACACCGCGGAGTTCGTGCGGCGGCTCGGGGCCGGCGACGGGGCGGCCCGGCTGGAGCGGGAGCTGCGGTCGTTCGTGGGCCGGCTGGCCGACGAGGAGCTGCCGGCGTTCGCGCCGGCGCTGCCGGTGGTGCTGCCGCCGAGGCCGCGCCGGCCGGACGAGGTGGCGTACCGGACCCAGGCCTGTCTGGAGACCGGCAGCGTCAAGGGCGGCCCGTGGGCGTCGGCGCTGACCGAGGGGCTGCGGGAGGCGCTGGACCTGCCGCCCGAGTCGGCGCTGCTGGTCACGGCCTCGGGCTCGGCCGCGCTGCGGCTGGCCGTGCAGGCGATCGCCGGGCCGGTCGGGTTCGGGGACGTGGCCGTGCTGCCGTCGTTCACGTTCGCGGCGACCGGCGAGATGCTCGCGCAGCTCGGCTACACGCTGCGGTTCTGCGACGTGCGGCCGGACACCTGGACGATGGACCCGGCCTCGCTCGCGACCGCGCTGGAGCCCGGCGACGTGAGCGTCGTGGTCGCGGTGGACACGCTGGGCGCGCCGGCCGACTACGCCGCGCTGACCAAGGTCTGCGCCGACGCCGGGGTGCCGCTGGTCGCGGACTCCGCCGCGGCGCTCGGCGCCAGCCATCAGGGCCGTCCGGTCGCGACGCAGGCCGCTGCGCATTCGTACTCGTTGAGTTTCGCCAAGGTGCTCTCGGCCGGCGGGGGCGGCGGTGCGCTGGTGCTGCCGCGGGAGGCGGTCGAGCGGCTGCGGACGCCGATGGACTGGCTCCGCTCGGTGCCGATGGTGGAGACCGCGGCGATCGCGGCGCTGGACCTGCTCGCCGACCTCGACCTGCTCGTCGCGCGGCGCCGGGACGTGGCGGCTCGGTACGCGGAGATCGGCACCGCTCTCGGGGTCGTGCCGCACCGGGCCGCGGACGGGGACGAGCACGCCTGGGTGCACTGGGTGGCCCGGTTCGGCGACGTCGACCGGGACCGGCTGGCGGCCGAACTGCTGCGGCTCGGGGTGGCCACGAAGCCGTACTACGCTCCCCCGCTGCACTGGCACGACTGGCGCGGATACGCGGAGACGGCCGGGCCGCTGCCGGTGTCCGACCAGCTCGGTCGCGAGGCGCTCGCCCTGCCGATGTCCTCGGAGATCTCACCCCTGCAAGCCGACCGCGTCACCACCGCCGTGCTCACCGCCCTGGCCACCGCCCGACGCTGA
- a CDS encoding methyltransferase domain-containing protein: MSSVFVTVGMGPWPFDRLVAAVAPLCAEHDVFVQTGTSSVIPPCPHQPYLGPAETLRRITEADVVITHGGNTVRLAQRAGKVPIAVAREAARGEMRNDHQVAYLTSERSGGRVRVRAGDDLSLPAAVAGHADTERRMLATAPPLPARTDPGRLGELLDSAVAPPAGPFERHPLARYRWAWGQLAARTGRHLDLGVGDGDFTRALHRETKLEVVAVDAHPDYLRVLRSSDPELALARVATALPFADGAFGSVSALDVLEHVADEPGTLAELHRVLRPGGLLVLTVPARHAFSVLDPDDAKLTRPRLHRAVYQRRFGRAEYERRFVDAADGLRGDMAWTRSEHTNYRAEDLFGALATAGFVPAARDGAGFYWRLLQVPALLLPARLAKVLDAPQRLDARLFRRANLFLTATRP; encoded by the coding sequence GTGAGCTCGGTCTTCGTCACCGTCGGCATGGGCCCGTGGCCGTTCGACCGGCTGGTCGCGGCGGTCGCCCCGCTCTGCGCCGAGCACGACGTCTTCGTGCAGACCGGTACGTCCTCCGTCATCCCGCCGTGCCCGCACCAGCCGTACCTCGGGCCGGCCGAGACACTGCGCCGGATCACCGAGGCCGATGTCGTGATCACGCACGGCGGAAACACCGTGCGGCTGGCCCAGCGCGCCGGAAAGGTTCCGATCGCGGTGGCACGGGAGGCCGCACGGGGGGAGATGCGCAACGACCACCAGGTCGCGTACCTCACCAGCGAGCGGTCCGGCGGCCGCGTCCGGGTCCGGGCCGGCGACGACCTGTCTCTCCCCGCGGCGGTCGCCGGCCACGCCGACACCGAGCGGCGGATGCTGGCCACGGCGCCGCCGCTGCCGGCCCGCACCGACCCGGGCAGGCTGGGCGAGCTGCTGGACAGCGCGGTCGCGCCGCCGGCCGGCCCGTTCGAGCGGCATCCGCTGGCCCGCTACCGCTGGGCCTGGGGGCAGCTCGCCGCCCGCACCGGCCGCCACCTGGACCTCGGCGTCGGCGACGGGGACTTCACCCGGGCGCTGCACCGCGAGACCAAGCTCGAGGTCGTCGCCGTCGACGCGCACCCCGACTACCTGCGCGTACTCCGCAGCTCCGACCCCGAGCTGGCACTGGCCCGGGTCGCGACCGCGCTGCCGTTCGCGGACGGCGCGTTCGGCTCGGTCAGCGCTCTGGACGTGCTGGAGCACGTCGCCGACGAGCCGGGCACGCTGGCCGAGCTGCACCGGGTGCTGCGGCCGGGCGGGTTGCTCGTGCTCACCGTCCCGGCCCGGCACGCGTTCTCGGTGCTGGACCCGGACGACGCCAAGCTGACCCGGCCACGCCTGCACCGCGCCGTCTACCAGCGCCGCTTCGGCCGGGCCGAGTACGAGCGCCGCTTCGTCGACGCTGCCGACGGGCTGCGCGGCGACATGGCCTGGACCCGGTCCGAGCACACCAACTACCGCGCCGAGGACCTGTTCGGCGCGCTCGCGACCGCCGGGTTCGTCCCGGCCGCGCGCGACGGCGCCGGGTTCTACTGGCGCTTGCTGCAGGTGCCCGCGCTGCTGCTGCCCGCGCGGCTGGCGAAGGTCCTGGATGCGCCCCAGCGCCTGGACGCCCGCCTGTTCCGCCGGGCCAACCTGTTCCTCACCGCGACCCGCCCCTGA
- a CDS encoding SsgA family sporulation/cell division regulator → MTLRLVVPRADVLLDASLRYDRDDPYAVHLSFPTSPGRDPIEWIFARSLVSDGLSVPAGDGDVRIWPSPEDLAGPVYVELCSPSGRALFAVPRPVLADFVARCHALVPPGAEPEHLDLDAELDMLLHDDLS, encoded by the coding sequence GTGACGTTGCGTCTCGTAGTTCCGAGAGCCGACGTCCTGCTGGACGCGTCCCTCCGGTACGACCGGGACGATCCGTACGCAGTGCACCTCTCCTTTCCTACTTCTCCCGGGCGCGACCCGATCGAGTGGATCTTTGCACGATCGCTCGTGTCCGACGGCCTGAGCGTGCCCGCGGGCGACGGGGATGTCCGCATCTGGCCGTCGCCGGAGGACCTGGCCGGGCCGGTGTACGTCGAGCTGTGCTCACCGTCCGGCCGGGCGCTGTTCGCGGTGCCGCGTCCGGTGCTGGCCGACTTCGTCGCCCGCTGCCATGCGCTGGTGCCGCCGGGGGCCGAGCCGGAGCACCTGGATCTCGACGCCGAGCTGGACATGCTGCTGCACGACGACCTGAGCTGA
- a CDS encoding sigma-70 family RNA polymerase sigma factor, whose amino-acid sequence MERPPAPRPEADASDGVLVQRLADGDNSALEALYDRYVRPAFALARRITGDQVFAEEVVQEVFLALWRDPAKYDPLRGGFPSWLLAATHHKAVDAVRREQTVRSRRATLAEEADYFTAAGVSDSPPVEDAAWAGLRGERVRKALSTLPPPQREALVLAYYAGYTQSEIAARTGTPLGTVKTRMLAGMRRLRLLLDEVTDGSFPDEAPDGGRP is encoded by the coding sequence ATGGAGAGGCCGCCTGCACCCCGGCCCGAGGCAGATGCCTCGGACGGCGTGCTCGTGCAGCGCCTCGCCGACGGCGACAACAGCGCGCTCGAGGCCCTCTACGACAGATACGTGCGGCCCGCGTTCGCCCTGGCCCGCCGCATCACGGGTGATCAGGTCTTCGCCGAGGAGGTCGTGCAGGAGGTCTTCCTGGCCCTCTGGCGGGACCCGGCCAAGTACGACCCGCTGCGCGGCGGGTTCCCGAGCTGGCTGCTCGCGGCGACCCACCACAAGGCGGTCGACGCGGTCCGGCGGGAGCAGACGGTCCGGTCCCGGCGGGCGACGCTGGCCGAGGAGGCCGACTACTTCACCGCCGCCGGCGTGTCGGACTCACCGCCGGTGGAGGACGCCGCGTGGGCGGGCCTGCGCGGTGAACGCGTACGCAAAGCACTGTCCACATTGCCGCCGCCGCAGCGGGAAGCGCTCGTGCTGGCCTACTACGCCGGGTACACGCAGTCGGAGATCGCCGCGCGTACAGGCACTCCGCTCGGCACAGTCAAGACGCGCATGCTGGCTGGCATGCGCCGGCTCCGTCTGCTCCTCGACGAGGTCACCGACGGTTCGTTCCCGGACGAGGCCCCGGACGGGGGCCGGCCATGA